One genomic segment of Cherax quadricarinatus isolate ZL_2023a chromosome 30, ASM3850222v1, whole genome shotgun sequence includes these proteins:
- the LOC128692661 gene encoding RRP12-like protein: MKLKRTSGKGQKWKKGQSCVSNPQNVKHREAARGCFFQKVEGQSGLTKDALADHDAVLGEVEQQMKALNVDTEDLCSAGKTFNTFASNFTTCTIPAFDKFFRNFKTSSELQTRMLAIHAAAQEYMTEAGMPETSTSYFCSLMISLEGIIDNEDDVAATLSLIVKVIRRVSIEVLRAKFLEFSKILDNAISQYQSSKKGVLIINLIGSLSVLLRAQEKVQWTHPHTMTFLHKILAYTIHEKPKIRKTAQYNIAAILKSSSFMVGDDIPKYGHPEAGAVAEFCISQLRASSEMGNPKTTLHTLVLLRQVIMAFPRKQLKCVCECILSIMHLGKSLINNCVLQALYSLFVSEPSSAVLPADTNCALIRALTAETAGVPSSSLAIVPGMNNPQPASAWITVLTVAHINLFKLNEEQGMQHIVSWIKNLVPYWRSDHAEIHAKVFESFEALLQECVANCSKAFLSSDQDHVTTIFQAIEGGLSFQFQSAWGHVFKCLNVCFTVIGPIFPSLMEPCLKNLTELMENSQIPHRLHLEEAIGAAVRALGPKSLMAVAPLKVTGSMAEDEKNFWVLPILKKYVRNTQLCYFEDYFVHLAGKCFMLLNSLKEKKQENSILSKTYQVIERQIWALLPSFCDKATDIEEALSNEKFARILCDHIKFRDDTRTIVMAAFRNMINDNIDNTGRLALYAKNYIPALFNVYLTRPKDKSKKETEEPTISNGQRQAAYFTIKTYLQIVPLPKCKEFLGLIMTKYNDEIDSFKKQAFLDLARTFLPYLDSSLLQRLFEKVTPLIGSAKDSKDQKAAYRMLEEILGVGTEASQDFVMKNLDGLSKLLLESLSTAAPPSRAPRLRCMRQVILQLRTDMETSSRDALMHQVVGECVMCCGKSMSEPARKAAFLLLSEVGATIQKHLQCSGEDTVRHCLKLLLAGLVGTPTLAANSILAITALTYQYKDIISSDMIELLIQNMCVQLLCSSREIVGSCLSFIKSSFTIFPVPVMSNHVDTIVKALCNMTPDCQRKFRQQVRDILSRLMRKFGADRIIALVPKGNTVLHKRIRNLRKIAARKQREWEARKESNEVEDDDEDFKSRALPASLDEILAEINTDDEEEEEETSKNKAKNKGKNKEVKERSTWIKEDNEGIVDFLDSSAGQAIASKRPILKAARDRKVSQDDVHESGFKVDKTTGKLIITDDGSKKEDTIAKMDFIEDIDEFLGMKDGAQDGKIKNRKRTLSEGTNEQAEPPKKVGGLSSSIDSKKKVAKKRHDYGSEFRSRKAGGDMMKKGKLSPYAYVQFSKDRLNKRKKAKYEGQFTSLVRGAKRGLAKGSKKRRRSKM, translated from the exons ATGAAGCTCAAAAGGACGAGTGGTAAAGGACAGAAGTGGAAGAAGGGCCAGAGCTGTGTGTCTAATCCTCAAAATGTCAAACACAGAGAAGCAGCCAGAGGATGTTTCTTTCAAAAAGTGGAAG GGCAAAGTGGTTTGACAAAGGATGCCCTTGCTGACCATGATGCAGTACTTGGAGAAGTGGAGCAGCAGATGAAGGCACTTAATGTGGATACTGAGGATCTCTGTAGTGCAGGAAAGACCTTCAATACTTTTGCCTCCAACTTCACTACCTGCACTATTCCTGCTTTTGATAA ATTCTTTAGGAATTTCAAAACCTCATCTGAGCTCCAAACCCGTATGTTGGCCATTCATGCTGCAGCACAAGAATACATGACAGAAGCTGGCATGCCAGAGACCTCAACTTCATATTTCTGCAGCttg ATGATTAGTTTGGAGGGAATCATTGACAACGAAGATGATGTGGCAGCAACATTGTCACTGATTGTGAAAGTCATCCGTCGTGTCAGCATAGAAGTCCTTCGTGCCAAATTCCTTGAATTTTCCAAGATATTGGATAATGCCATCTCCCAATACCAGTCATCCAAAAAGGGTGTCTTGATCATCAAT CTGATTGGATCTCTATCAGTGCTTCTACGAGCCCAGGAGAAAGTACAGTGGACTCATCCGCATACAATGACCTTCCTGCATAAAATTCTTGCCTACACTATCCATGAGAAGCCTAAG ATCAGAAAAACTGCACAATATAATATTGCTGCTATTCTGAAGAGTTCATCCTTCATGGTGGGTGATGATATTCCTAAGTATGGTCATCCAGAAGCAGGCGCTGTAGCAGAGTTCTGCATTTCCCAGCTCCGAGCCTCTAGTGAAATGGGCAACCCCAAAACTACTCTGCATACCCTTGTTCTCCTCAGACAGGTCATTATGGCCTTCCCGAGAAAACAGTTGAAG tgtgtatgtgagtgtattctGTCTATCATGCACCTGGGTAAATCTCTCATCAACAACTGTGTCCTGCAAGCTCTCTACAGCCTCTTTGTTTCTGAACCTTCCTCAGCTGTACTTCCAGCTGACACTAACTGTGCTCTGATCCGTGCTTTGACAGCAGAAACAGCTGGTGTGCCCAGCAGTTCACTCGCAATAGTACCTGGGATGAATAATCCACAACCAGCCAGTGCTTGGATAACAGTCCTTACAGTAGCACACATTAACCTCTTTAA ACTGAATGAAGAGCAGGGTATGCAGCACATTGTCTCATGGATTAAGAACCTTGTACCCTACTGGAGGAGTGATCATGCTGAAATACATGCAAAG GTGTTTGAGTCATTTGAAGCACTTTTGCAAGAATGTGTAGCCAACTGCAGCAAAGCATTTCTCAGCAGTGACCAGGATCATGTGACAACTATATTTCAGGCTATTGAGGGAGGCCTTTCTTTCCAGTTCCAGTCTGCTTGGGGTCATGTGTTTAAGTGCTTGAATGTGTGCTTCACAGTTATTGGTCCTATTTTTCCAAGCTTGATGGAGCCATGTCTTAAAAACCTAACAGAACTTATGGAAAACTCTCAAATACCTCACCGTTTGCACCTGGAAGAAGCTATAGGTGCAGCAGTGAGAGCTCTGGGACCCAAGTCGCTTATGGCAGTAGCTCCACTCAAAGTGACAGGCAGTATGGCTGAAgatgaaaaaaatttttgggtCCTTCCTATTCTTAAGAAATATGTTAGGAATACACAACTGTGTTACTTTGAAGATTACTTTGTTCATTTAGCTGGTAAGTGCTTTATGCTTCTTAACTCACTgaaagaaaaaaaacaagaaaattctATTCTGTCCAAGACATACCAGGTAATAGAAAGGCAGATCTGGGCATTGCTTCCAAGTTTTTGTGATAAGGCAACCGATATTGAAGAGGCTCTCAGCAATGAGAAATTTGCACGTATTTTGTGTGACCACATTAAATTTCGTGATGATACAAGAACGATAGTTATGGCAGCTTTCCGCAACATGATTAATGATAACATTGATAATACTGGAAGATTAGCCCTGTATGCTAAAAACTACATTCCAGCTTTATTTAATGTTTATCTTACTCGGCCCAAGGACAAATCCAAAAAAGAAACAGAGGAGCCTACAATAAGCAATGGACAAAGACAAGCTGCATATTTTACAATCAAGACTTATCTTCAGATTGTCCCATTGCCAAAATGCAAGGAATTCCTAGGACTCATCATGACtaagtataatgatgaaattgaCAGCTTTAAAAAACAGGCATTTTTGGACTTAGCCAGGACCTTTCTTCCTTACCTGGATAGCAGTTTGCTTCAGCGTCTCTTTGAAAAAGTAACACCATTGATCGGCTCAGCAAAGGATTCCAAGGACCAGAAAGCTGCCTATAGAATGTTAGAGGAAATATTGGGTGTAGGAACAGAGGCTAGTCAAGATTTCGTCATGAAGAATCTGGATGGCTTATCTAAGTTGCTACTGGAATCGCTCTCCACTGCAGCCCCTCCTTCACGTGCACCCCGCCTGAGGTGTATGAGACAAGTCATTCTTCAGTTGAGAACTGACATGGAAACATCAAGTAGAGATGCCCTAATGCATCAAGTGGTGGGAGAATGTGTCATGTGCTGTGGGAAGAGTATGTCTGAACCAGCACGTAAAGCTGCATTCCTCCTCTTGTCAGAAGTTGGTGCCACCATCCAGAAGCATCTTCAG TGTTCAGGAGAGGACACTGTGCGTCACTGCCTGAAGCTGCTGCTGGCTGGACTGGTTGGTACACCGACTCTGGCAGCTAACTCTATCTTGGCCATCACTGCACTCACCTATCAGTATAAAG ATATCATATCTAGTGACATGATTGAGTTGCTTATTCAAAATATGTGTGTTCAGCTACTGTGCAGTTCCCGGGAGATTGTTGGTTCCTGCTTATCATTCATCAAGTCATCTTTCACCATCTTCCCTGTTCCTGTAATGTCCAACCATGTCGATACAATTGTTAAAGCTCTCTGTAATATGACACCAGATTGTCAGAGAAAGTTCAGACAGCAGGTGCGAGATATCTTATCCAGATTGATGCGCAAATTTGGTGCAGATCGTATAATAG CTCTGGTGCCAAAGGGCAATACTGTGTTACATAAGCGCATTCGTAACCTCCGAAAAATAGCAGCAAGAAAACAACGAGAGTGGGAGGCCAGAAAGGAGAGTAATGAAGTAGAAGATGACGATGAAGACTTTAAATCTCGGGCTCTTCCTGCTAG CCTGGATGAAATCTTGGCTGAGATAAACacagatgatgaggaggaggaagaggaaaccaGCAAGAATAAAGCTAAAAATAAGGGCAAAAATAAAGAAGTCAAAGAAAGGAGCACTTGGATTAAAGAAGATAAT GAGGGCATAGTGGACTTCCTAGATTCGTCAGCTGGCCAGGCTATTGCCTCCAAACGTCCTATTTTGAAGGCTGCTCGTGACAGGAAAGTTTCACAAGATGATGTACATGAAAGTGGCTTCAAGGTAGACAAGACCACGGGCAAGCTGATTATTACAGATGATGGCAGTAAGAAGGAAGACACTATTGCAA AAATGGACTTCATTGAAGACATTGATGAGTTCCTTGGCATGAAGGATGGTGCTCAGGATGGGAAGATAAAGAATCGTAAAAGAACTTTAAGTGAAGGAACCAATGAACAGGCAGAGCCTCCCAAAAAG GTTGGTGGTTTGTCTTCCAGCATAGACAGCAAGAAGAAAGTGGCCAAGAAGCGCCATGACTATGGTTCTGAGTTCCGATCTAGGAAGGCTGGTGGTGACATGATGAAGAAGGGTAAACTGTCTCCATATGCATATGTACAGTTCTCCAAGGACAGACTCAACAAGAG